In Corynebacterium matruchotii, a single genomic region encodes these proteins:
- a CDS encoding AAA family ATPase, whose product MPNYLETTEIITRYLKARVPLIVVKSTEPVRVFSILRTISTNIPSLPFFYYSAADGLRELASNQLVLEDQSLAAALDQAKTMFKARRNVNFIFTEIDHLDSDTPTARHFCQMVRIAEEYQGAIILLADKPVWSGLARLGMSVTLDLPTTEEIFELVSGMMKGHSTAIPVEWAESDMRAAAEILTGITEAEVVNVLATMLVKGAIRAEDLAELSRFKDSIFGELTGIERIRLDDNYHVGGLDNLNAWLKKRKALMKTDLSGTRLHPPKGILLCGVPGCGKSLSAKNIAVQWELPLYRLDMGAILGMYVGESEQNLREALETAERMAPCVLWIDEIEKGLATGSGDSSVTKRLIGQFLFWLQESQAKVFIVATANDVSTLPPELLRKGRFDEIFFVDLPTETERTDIIDLCFWKYTNHAIPSHLVAELAEVSEGFAGSDIDAVVHDIGSEMLFNNTTELPPSDYIRSQFRNVVPFSQTNPEELAAIRDWGRHRAVPAGRTIADSPDNNSVFAGRTIVL is encoded by the coding sequence ATGCCCAACTATCTCGAAACCACCGAAATCATCACCCGCTATCTCAAAGCCCGCGTCCCCCTCATCGTCGTGAAATCCACCGAGCCGGTCCGGGTCTTCAGTATCCTCCGCACCATCAGCACCAATATTCCCTCCCTCCCCTTCTTCTACTACTCTGCTGCCGACGGCCTCCGGGAACTCGCCTCCAACCAGCTCGTCCTCGAAGACCAATCCCTCGCCGCCGCCCTCGACCAGGCAAAAACCATGTTCAAAGCCCGGCGGAACGTGAACTTCATCTTCACCGAAATCGACCACCTCGACTCCGACACCCCCACCGCCCGACACTTCTGCCAAATGGTGCGCATCGCCGAAGAATACCAAGGCGCAATCATCCTCCTCGCCGACAAACCCGTCTGGTCCGGCCTCGCCCGGCTCGGCATGTCCGTCACCCTCGACCTCCCCACCACTGAAGAAATATTCGAACTGGTGTCCGGCATGATGAAGGGGCATTCCACCGCCATCCCCGTCGAATGGGCGGAATCCGACATGCGGGCCGCCGCCGAAATCCTCACCGGCATCACCGAAGCCGAAGTCGTCAACGTCCTAGCCACCATGCTTGTCAAAGGCGCAATCCGTGCCGAAGACCTCGCCGAACTCTCCAGATTCAAAGACTCCATCTTTGGCGAACTCACCGGCATCGAACGCATCCGGCTCGACGACAACTACCACGTGGGCGGACTCGACAACCTCAACGCCTGGTTGAAAAAACGCAAAGCCCTCATGAAAACCGACCTCTCCGGCACCAGACTCCACCCACCCAAAGGCATCCTCCTGTGCGGCGTCCCCGGCTGCGGTAAATCCCTCTCCGCAAAAAACATCGCCGTCCAATGGGAACTCCCACTCTACCGGCTCGACATGGGCGCCATCCTGGGCATGTACGTTGGCGAATCCGAACAAAACCTCCGCGAAGCCCTCGAAACCGCCGAACGCATGGCACCCTGCGTGCTCTGGATCGATGAAATCGAAAAAGGCCTCGCTACCGGCTCCGGTGACAGCTCCGTCACGAAACGCCTCATCGGCCAATTCCTCTTCTGGCTCCAAGAATCCCAAGCCAAAGTCTTCATCGTCGCCACCGCCAACGACGTCTCCACCCTCCCACCAGAACTACTTCGCAAAGGCCGCTTCGACGAAATCTTCTTCGTCGACCTCCCCACCGAAACCGAACGCACCGACATCATCGACCTATGCTTCTGGAAATACACCAACCACGCCATCCCCAGCCACCTCGTTGCGGAACTCGCCGAAGTCTCCGAAGGATTCGCCGGCTCCGACATTGACGCCGTAGTCCACGACATTGGTTCGGAAATGCTCTTCAACAACACCACCGAACTGCCCCCATCCGACTATATTCGCAGCCAATTCCGCAACGTTGTTCCCTTCAGCCAAACCAACCCGGAAGAACTCGCCGCCATCCGCGATTGGGGTCGCCACCGGGCGGTACCCGCCGGCCGCACCATCGCCGACTCGCCCGACAACAACTCCGTCTTCGCCGGCCGCACCATCGTCCTCTAA
- a CDS encoding F390 synthetase-related protein: MTSLLIAGYFAQSRWRRLRSRAAIDRLQERYVRRQFRFLRRHSPYFATLPRVGSRADLGKLPVMDKESMMANFNRLNTVGLDRDRALEIAVAAERSRDFSPTYRGVSVGLSSGTSGHRGLFIVSDRERCAWAGAVLARFLPSLSGQRIAFFLRANNNLYETVNSRVIQFRFFDVYRPMAEHIAALGSYRPTVVVAPPSVLSVLADAVVAGELRLCPARVISVAEVLTSFDERRFREVFGQEVIFQAYQCTEGFLGYTCPFGSMHLNEDICYFEKEFVDDSRFVPIITDFRRRSQPIVRYRLNDVLTLAANQVCGCGQATTVVAKIAGREDDVFSFPAVGGDGRVSVFPDMVERCFLYVPGVSEFRVERHSDDRLVVFVAPLVGEVLDRVRAELDGLAERLGFVPPRVEFEPYVADSTHRRKRKRVENCAQ; encoded by the coding sequence GTGACGTCGTTGCTGATTGCCGGGTATTTTGCGCAGAGTCGGTGGCGGCGGTTGCGGTCGCGGGCGGCTATTGACAGGTTGCAGGAGCGGTATGTTCGGCGGCAGTTTCGGTTTTTGCGGCGGCATTCGCCGTATTTTGCGACGCTTCCCCGGGTGGGTTCTCGTGCCGATTTAGGGAAGTTGCCGGTGATGGATAAGGAGTCGATGATGGCGAATTTTAATAGGCTCAATACGGTGGGGTTGGATCGGGATCGGGCGTTGGAGATTGCGGTGGCGGCGGAGCGGTCCCGGGATTTTTCGCCTACGTATCGTGGGGTTTCGGTGGGGTTGTCGTCGGGGACGAGTGGGCATCGGGGTTTGTTCATTGTGAGCGATCGGGAGCGGTGTGCGTGGGCGGGTGCGGTGTTGGCGCGGTTTTTGCCGTCGCTTTCGGGGCAGCGGATCGCGTTTTTTCTGCGGGCGAATAATAATCTGTATGAGACGGTGAATTCGCGGGTGATTCAGTTTCGGTTTTTTGATGTGTATCGGCCGATGGCGGAGCATATTGCGGCGTTGGGGTCATATCGGCCGACTGTGGTGGTGGCTCCCCCGTCGGTGTTGAGTGTGCTTGCGGATGCTGTGGTTGCTGGGGAGTTGCGGCTATGCCCGGCGCGGGTGATTTCGGTGGCGGAGGTGTTGACGTCGTTTGATGAGCGGCGGTTTCGGGAGGTGTTTGGGCAGGAGGTAATTTTTCAGGCGTACCAGTGTACTGAGGGTTTTTTGGGGTATACGTGCCCGTTTGGGTCGATGCATTTGAATGAGGATATTTGTTATTTTGAGAAGGAGTTTGTGGACGATTCCCGGTTTGTGCCGATTATTACTGATTTTCGACGGCGGTCGCAGCCGATTGTGCGTTATCGGCTTAACGACGTGTTGACGTTGGCGGCGAATCAGGTGTGTGGGTGTGGTCAGGCGACGACGGTTGTGGCGAAGATTGCGGGGCGGGAGGATGATGTGTTTTCGTTTCCAGCCGTAGGAGGTGATGGTCGGGTTTCGGTGTTTCCGGACATGGTGGAGCGGTGTTTTTTGTATGTGCCTGGGGTTTCGGAGTTTCGGGTGGAGCGGCATTCGGATGATCGGCTGGTGGTGTTTGTGGCGCCGCTGGTGGGTGAGGTGTTGGATCGGGTGCGGGCCGAGTTGGATGGGTTGGCGGAGCGGTTGGGGTTTGTGCCGCCCCGGGTGGAGTTTGAGCCGTATGTTGCGGATTCCACCCATCGGCGGAAACGTAAACGGGTGGAAAATTGCGCGCAATGA
- a CDS encoding MBL fold metallo-hydrolase: MSNQLIKSVRYYQCGYCMNNLRVMYRGLPRDMDPSRAFPAGVFLIEHESEGYMLLDTGYSQDIFRSGVRGFLYNKVTPTRVTAEDEIPAQLARDGIDVGQIRRVVLSHLHPDHIGGVKFFPESEIIMSADAYEVLGNARVRDLVFPALVPSWLAQNASVMPVQSLVQDPDTGLVGHDVFGDGSLLLVRLPGHAAGQVGAYIPGRLLIATDASWGNDLLPYSSQLRLPTRLIQRDYETYKETATLVQGVVDRGIPVYFSHGQYDRRELL, encoded by the coding sequence ATGTCGAATCAATTGATTAAGAGTGTTCGGTATTATCAGTGCGGTTATTGCATGAATAATTTGCGGGTCATGTATCGGGGGTTGCCGCGTGATATGGATCCTAGTCGGGCGTTTCCGGCTGGGGTGTTTCTGATTGAGCACGAGTCGGAGGGCTATATGCTGCTCGATACGGGGTATTCGCAGGATATTTTCCGCTCTGGGGTGCGGGGATTTCTGTATAACAAGGTGACTCCGACGCGGGTGACGGCGGAGGATGAGATTCCGGCGCAGTTGGCTCGGGATGGGATTGATGTGGGGCAGATTCGGCGGGTGGTGTTGTCACATTTGCACCCTGACCATATTGGTGGGGTGAAGTTTTTTCCCGAGAGTGAGATTATTATGTCGGCGGATGCGTATGAGGTGTTGGGGAATGCGCGGGTGCGGGATTTGGTGTTTCCGGCATTGGTGCCGTCGTGGCTGGCGCAGAATGCGTCGGTGATGCCGGTGCAGTCGTTGGTGCAGGATCCGGACACGGGGCTTGTTGGTCATGATGTGTTTGGGGATGGGAGTTTGTTGTTGGTGCGGTTGCCGGGTCATGCGGCGGGCCAGGTGGGGGCGTATATTCCGGGCCGGTTGCTTATTGCGACGGATGCGTCGTGGGGGAATGATTTGTTGCCATATTCGTCGCAGTTGCGGCTGCCTACGAGGTTGATTCAGCGGGATTATGAGACGTATAAGGAGACGGCAACGCTGGTGCAGGGGGTTGTGGATCGGGGAATTCCGGTGTATTTCAGCCATGGGCAGTATGATCGGCGGGAGCTGCTGTGA
- a CDS encoding NAD-dependent epimerase/dehydratase family protein — protein MKVLVTGATGFLGGYVVSEFARSGYDVVATGRNNARLQQLVDAATAAQAAAEPTDPTYPGTVTAIVGDLAQLAELDLSVDVVVHAAALSTVWGPWQDFYHTNVGGTQAVVDFCRRNAVRRLIFISSPSIYSQRGDRFHITESDFDPNNRLNNYIRSKIRAEQVASEFSGSVILRPRGLIGVGDTSIVPRLVHANDTIGIPVFRRRHQQVFPKKPGRLGCLRLPHPRLPRFPRRGQPGRTVIDLTCVENVAYATRLAAESPAAAGRVYNITNDDPRPVTDVVDELFTLLGAVPRYRRRNATVLYGVASLLELVYAVLRLPGEPPVTRYTVCALAYSQVLDISAARRDLGYEPIVSLDEGIRRYVESID, from the coding sequence ATGAAGGTTTTAGTTACTGGTGCTACAGGCTTTCTCGGGGGTTATGTCGTATCGGAATTTGCTCGTAGCGGTTATGATGTTGTCGCAACCGGTCGGAATAACGCAAGGTTGCAGCAGCTAGTTGATGCCGCCACCGCCGCCCAGGCCGCCGCGGAGCCCACCGACCCCACATATCCGGGAACCGTCACCGCGATCGTCGGTGACCTGGCGCAATTGGCGGAGCTTGACCTGTCGGTCGATGTGGTGGTGCATGCCGCCGCCCTGTCCACGGTGTGGGGCCCGTGGCAGGATTTTTATCACACCAATGTGGGGGGCACTCAGGCGGTGGTGGATTTCTGTCGGCGCAATGCGGTGCGCCGTCTGATATTCATCTCCTCCCCCAGCATTTATTCGCAGCGCGGCGACCGGTTTCATATCACCGAATCGGATTTCGACCCCAATAATCGACTCAATAATTATATTCGGAGCAAGATTAGAGCCGAGCAGGTGGCGTCGGAGTTTTCGGGTTCCGTGATTTTACGCCCCCGGGGGCTGATCGGCGTGGGTGACACGAGCATTGTGCCGCGGCTCGTGCACGCCAATGACACCATTGGGATTCCGGTGTTTCGGCGCCGCCACCAGCAAGTTTTCCCGAAAAAACCGGGCCGGTTGGGGTGCCTGCGGTTGCCGCATCCCCGGCTTCCCCGATTCCCCCGGCGCGGCCAGCCGGGGCGGACGGTTATTGATTTAACCTGCGTGGAGAATGTGGCATATGCTACCCGGTTGGCGGCGGAGTCGCCGGCAGCTGCGGGGCGAGTTTATAACATTACTAATGATGATCCGCGGCCGGTGACTGATGTTGTGGATGAGTTATTCACGTTGTTGGGGGCGGTGCCGCGGTATCGGCGTCGTAACGCCACCGTCTTATATGGGGTGGCGTCGCTATTGGAGTTGGTTTATGCGGTGTTGCGGTTGCCAGGTGAGCCGCCGGTGACTCGGTATACCGTGTGCGCGTTGGCGTATTCGCAGGTGTTGGATATTTCGGCGGCGCGGCGGGATTTGGGTTACGAACCGATTGTCAGTTTAGATGAAGGGATACGGCGTTATGTCGAATCAATTGATTAA
- a CDS encoding glycosyltransferase has translation MHIAVFTDYYLPTLGGVQTSIKAQKDTLEAAGHRVTVFCPLHEPSGDLTVVQLPTSKVIKPDNYPYTWPPKRAKRFAQNYMDSIEPVDVVHVHSEMAAAAAGVHVARSRGLPLVQTMHGRVDVYTQCVLPFPAATSVLLSWLYNRNNPVRPVTLRDAPYTRTALARRMWRLMVNQANYADHVIVPSHHFAHKLQYQGVNKPLTVLSNGLESTLLSQLRAIKPREYTGGDTEFRIMWCGRVSQEKRPIDFLRAIRQLPENVVVNMYGSGPAMKSVRRYITRHRLSGRVTLHGPVPQQTVLTAMQEHHLFASTSYDFDNQPMVLLEAHAAGTPVLLCDPDLTEVVPPEGTVLTATPDSQSIAAAVRELMAHPARVREMSDYLLKSCDSTLQQPLTEQLLGVYESVLQPSA, from the coding sequence ATGCATATTGCCGTCTTTACCGATTATTATCTTCCTACCCTCGGTGGGGTACAAACCAGCATTAAAGCGCAAAAAGACACGTTGGAAGCGGCCGGACATCGGGTGACCGTTTTTTGCCCCCTGCACGAGCCGAGCGGCGACCTGACGGTGGTGCAATTACCAACCAGCAAGGTGATTAAACCTGACAATTATCCCTATACGTGGCCGCCGAAGCGAGCGAAGCGGTTTGCCCAAAATTATATGGATAGTATCGAGCCTGTGGATGTGGTGCATGTGCACAGCGAAATGGCGGCTGCGGCGGCCGGTGTGCATGTGGCGCGTAGCCGGGGGTTACCGCTGGTGCAGACCATGCACGGACGTGTTGATGTGTATACCCAATGCGTGTTGCCGTTTCCCGCGGCGACCAGTGTGCTGCTTTCCTGGTTGTATAACCGTAATAATCCGGTGCGACCGGTGACGCTTCGGGATGCGCCGTACACGCGCACCGCCCTGGCGCGTCGCATGTGGAGGCTCATGGTCAACCAGGCAAATTATGCGGATCATGTTATAGTCCCCTCCCACCATTTCGCCCACAAGTTGCAGTATCAAGGGGTGAATAAGCCCTTGACAGTGCTGTCTAATGGGCTGGAATCCACCCTGTTGTCTCAATTGCGCGCGATAAAACCGCGGGAATATACCGGTGGTGACACGGAATTCCGCATCATGTGGTGTGGGCGGGTGAGTCAGGAGAAGCGCCCGATTGATTTCTTGCGGGCCATTCGGCAGCTGCCGGAAAACGTGGTGGTGAACATGTATGGTTCCGGGCCAGCCATGAAATCCGTGCGCCGCTACATTACCCGCCACAGGCTTTCTGGTCGGGTGACGCTTCACGGGCCGGTGCCGCAGCAAACCGTGCTGACCGCCATGCAGGAGCATCACCTGTTTGCGTCCACCAGCTATGATTTCGATAATCAACCCATGGTGCTTTTGGAGGCGCATGCTGCCGGCACCCCGGTGCTACTGTGCGACCCTGACCTGACCGAGGTGGTGCCACCCGAGGGCACCGTGTTGACGGCCACCCCGGATTCGCAATCCATTGCGGCCGCGGTGCGGGAGCTCATGGCGCATCCCGCCCGGGTGCGGGAAATGAGCGATTACCTGCTGAAATCCTGCGATAGTACCTTGCAGCAGCCGCTTACCGAGCAGCTGTTAGGCGTGTACGAAAGCGTGTTGCAGCCCTCCGCGTAG
- a CDS encoding SPFH domain-containing protein, whose translation MFYTAPKPTQALLVTGGFFSRKDVPFRVVVGRGTFYLPFIHRVYRFYIGSRYVRVNVEAQTHQNISVNIEATLAYRVNKDIVSIVEAGSRFLGSNDKAMSDVISSIFSGEVRSLVGARSVEEIITNRDALNMDVLTATGPKLMEMGLKIDNFQINEISDDEGHIKNLSQPELNRVRKIAEVAAAAADTEIEQAQQEAERKKSQYKKDTDLQVSQNTMETAEKRAQAAQSGPIAESSALLELTRKQKELARERADLKEIELIAEVIKPAEADAQRRVIEAKAQTEAQAMYNETLAANERIGLESKMVDIMPEVAGRIATALAGSNITMFNGAEGLTNIVTEVAGTASHLVNALKPAVQDQASHRRSQ comes from the coding sequence ATGTTTTACACCGCCCCTAAGCCCACCCAAGCGCTCCTCGTCACCGGCGGATTCTTCTCCCGTAAAGACGTGCCATTCCGGGTTGTTGTGGGCCGCGGCACCTTCTATCTGCCGTTCATCCACAGGGTGTACCGTTTCTACATTGGTTCCCGCTATGTGCGGGTCAACGTTGAAGCCCAAACTCACCAGAATATTTCCGTCAACATTGAGGCCACGCTTGCCTACCGGGTGAATAAAGATATAGTCAGCATCGTTGAGGCCGGTTCCCGCTTTTTGGGAAGCAACGATAAGGCTATGAGCGACGTGATCTCCAGCATCTTCTCCGGCGAGGTCCGTTCGCTCGTTGGTGCCCGCAGCGTGGAGGAAATCATCACCAACCGTGACGCCCTCAACATGGACGTGCTGACCGCGACCGGGCCCAAGCTCATGGAAATGGGTCTGAAGATCGACAACTTCCAAATCAACGAAATCAGCGACGACGAGGGTCATATCAAGAACCTGTCCCAGCCCGAACTCAACCGGGTTCGGAAGATCGCCGAGGTGGCCGCTGCCGCCGCCGACACCGAGATCGAGCAGGCCCAGCAGGAGGCTGAGCGGAAGAAGTCACAGTATAAGAAGGACACGGATTTGCAGGTGTCGCAAAACACCATGGAAACCGCCGAGAAGCGGGCCCAGGCCGCCCAGTCCGGCCCTATCGCCGAATCTTCTGCCCTGCTGGAACTCACCCGCAAGCAAAAGGAACTCGCCCGGGAGCGCGCCGATCTCAAAGAAATCGAGCTCATCGCCGAGGTCATCAAGCCTGCCGAGGCTGACGCCCAACGGCGGGTTATCGAGGCCAAGGCCCAAACCGAGGCACAGGCCATGTATAACGAAACCCTGGCCGCCAACGAACGCATCGGTTTGGAAAGCAAGATGGTGGACATCATGCCCGAGGTGGCCGGCAGAATCGCCACCGCTCTGGCTGGCAGCAATATCACCATGTTCAACGGTGCCGAAGGACTGACGAATATCGTCACCGAGGTGGCCGGCACTGCATCCCACCTTGTCAATGCGCTCAAGCCAGCCGTCCAGGACCAGGCATCACACAGGCGTTCCCAGTAA